A stretch of the Medicago truncatula cultivar Jemalong A17 chromosome 5, MtrunA17r5.0-ANR, whole genome shotgun sequence genome encodes the following:
- the LOC112422060 gene encoding uncharacterized protein, with translation MVRTKTTPRLSEEHCQPPPSNTAADQTSDQQLLSETPVRTILQDVIIPASENPKSSKTRSSKKPIIKPRPIPTRRSTRMKKPLKKPKVSHVNLDSDEEKEDSSDDEDSEDETEEDPEEEDEDSEQTLSDAMKSVKASSKRDKELTKKILQRRNEIAAEAMPLSEEKTSEDEEESEEEESEEKAEKEEEKGSSKKHGKGKDITKLAATLKASRAEKIALRPMSRTKYFNLESLETKAWNMKEFTEPQGWTNFITLQEHTYEDLVREFYTNLSVQEKKNGNEKFLISSVKGVKIKMTQEFVSEAFKIPNEGNQLYSSFWFDESRVNRNKLIVKYTKENHTFNSTNLEDTPKILHNMIRHCLLPRCGSFELVSDIDLCFIYHLMKKIKLNLCFFIIQHMIDSCLAIKQTSAGLPYGMHLTSIFQKAKVPLEGEKRKLDFMTFSSKTLGQLHITSSNMTASKTSGPYGSGKRNSDQNVQKAVKKRRVEEITDTKTPSPPEENLFSEVSKLAKEIVEEGSSQFKTLIGEDDAQKVDDASLQKEAEKVNQAEESEEIPQDAASNPDDQRVEENTEFGTQNVDGKTQEVAELLASNMNIEEEAQDVEFSTGFDLNIEDINIDFNSELFQDGQETTQQAPKVSKAQNDEDIHVMADQDNQELDDQHASNELPPDGQLSVDPMPLASGSLPSEEVQLMAQNGQNVNPSSSTMDSVAGATNFLVSDLPTPPFIPSSTPPPQQMKTTTRSKLPNMAALFDSLNTFVSANREQAEASGPAEPAKPSRAEKIASRALRVSTKTHKIACVLADWTVKVHAPGLAIPPPVFDDPSIFEAEPSSDSGDSTP, from the coding sequence atggTTAGAACCAAAACTACCCCAAGACTTTCTGAAGAACATTGTCAACCACCACCATCCAACACCGCTGCTGATCAAACCTCTGATCAACAACTTTTGAGTGAAACCCCTGTACGCACCATTCTTCAGGACGTAATCATTCCTGCTTCTGAAAAtcccaaatcttccaaaaccagATCCTCTAAGAAACCCATCATCAAACCCAGACCAATACCTACCAGACGATCAACAAGGATGAAGAAACCTTTGAAGAAACCAAAGGTATCTCACGTGAATCTAGATTCTgacgaagaaaaagaagattcaAGTGATGATGAAGACTCTGAGGATGAAACAGAGGAAGATccagaagaagaggatgaagactCTGAACAAACTCTTTCTGACGCAATGAAATCAGTAAAAGCTTCCTCAAAAAGGGATAAGGAACTTACAAAGAAAATACTTCAAAGGAGGAATGAGATTGCTGCTGAAGCTATGCCCTTATCTGAGGAAAAGACctctgaagatgaagaagaaagtgaagagGAAGAATCTGAAGAAAAggctgaaaaagaagaagagaaaggctCTTCTAAGAAGCATGGGAAAGGTAAAGATATTACTAAACTTGCTGCTACCTTAAAAGCATCTAGGGCTGAGAAAATTGCTCTCAGACCTATGAGCAGAACCAAGTATTTCAACCTTGAAAGTCTGGAAACCAAGGCATGGAATATGAAGGAGTTCACTGAACCTCAAGGATGGACCAACTTCATAACTCTTCAAGAACACACCTATGAAGACTTGGTCAGAGAGTTCTACACCAACCTATCAGTTCAGgaaaagaagaatggaaatgagAAGTTTCTCATATCATCAGTCAAAGGTGTAAAGATCAAGATGACTCAGGAATTTGTCTCTGAAGCATTCAAAATTCCAAATGAAGGTAATCAGCTATACTCTAGCTTCTGGTTTGATGAGTCTAGAGTTAACCGTAACAAACTCATAGTTAAATACACCAAAGAAAATCACACCTTTAACTCCACAAACCTGGAAGATACTCCCAAAATTCTTCACAACATGATTAGGCATTGTCTTTTACCTAGATGTGGATCTTTTGAACTTGTCTCTGACATAGATCTTTGTTTCATCTACCATCTCATGAAAAAGATTAAGTTAAATCTGTGTTTTTTCATTATTCAACACATGATTGATTCATGCCTAGCCATAAAACAAACATCTGCTGGACTACCCTATGGAATGCATCTCACTTCCATTTTTCAAAAGGCAAAAGTGCCCCTTGAAGGAGAGAAACGCAAGCTGGATTTTATGACcttttcttccaagaccttaggTCAACTCCATATTACTTCATCCAACATGACAGCCTCCAAAACTTCTGGACCCTATGGATCTGGTAAAAGAAAttctgatcagaatgttcagaaagCTGTGAAGAAAAGAAGGGTTGAAGAGATTACAGATACCAAAACTCCCTCTCCACCAGAAGAAAATTTGTTCTCTGAAGTCTCCAAGCTTGCAAAGGAGATTGTTGAAGAAGGAAGCTCGCAGTTCAAAACCTTGATTGGAGAAGATGATGCTCAGAAGGTTGATGATGCATCTCTTCAAAAAGAAGCTGAGAAAGTCAATCAAGCTGAGGAAAGTGAAGAAATCCCTCAAGATGCTGCTTCCAATCCTGATGATCaaagagttgaagaaaatactGAGTTTGGTACTCagaatgttgatggaaaaactCAGGAAGTGGCTGAGCTCTTAGCTTCAAATATgaacattgaagaagaagctcaAGATGTGGAGTTCTCAACTGGATTTGATCTCAATATTGAAGATATCAACATTGACTTCAATAGTGAGTTGTTTCAAGATGGACAAGAAACAACTCAGCAAGCTCCAAAAGTGTCTAAAGCCcagaatgatgaagatattcATGTCATGGCTGATCAAGACAATCAAGAGCTTGATGATCAGCATGCCTCAAATGAACTTCCTCCAGATGGCCAGCTGTCAGTTGATCCCATGCCTTTGGCATCAGGATCTCTGCCCTCTGAGGAGGTACAGCTCATGGCCCAAAATGGTCAGAATGTTAACCCATCATCCTCCACCATGGATTCTGTTGCAGGTGCTACCAACTTCTTGGTCTCTGACCTCCCTACTCCACCTTTCATTCCTTCATCCACTCCACCACCACAACAAATGAAGACCACCACAAGAAGCAAACTTCCAAACATGGCTGCTTTATTTGACTCTCTCAACACCTTTGTGTCTGCAAACAGAGAGCAAGCTGAAGCCTCTGGTCCTGCTGAACCTGCTAAGCCTTCAAGAGCAGAGAAGATAGCCTCAAGGGCACTTAGAGTCTCCACCAAGACCCACAAAATTGCTTGTGTGCTGGCTGACTGGACTGTCAAAGTCCATGCTCCTGGTTTGGCCATTCCACCTCCAGTATTTGATGACCCCTCCATCTTTGAAGCAGAACCCTCTTCTGATTCTGGAGACTCCACTCCATGA
- the LOC11414000 gene encoding casparian strip membrane protein 1, whose product MKGGSIELGEVSKNASTNKGVKRGLSIMDFILRIIAGVATLASAVAMGTTDERLPFATSFVQFRAEYDDLPSFVFFVLANSIVCGYLALSLILSILHIVRSTAVKSRILLIVLDMVMMGLLAAAASAAASIVYIAHYGNTQANWFPICQQYNSFCERISGSLIGSYIAVALFIIIILLSQSAISRN is encoded by the exons ATGAAGGGAGGTTCAATTGAACTTGGTGAAGTGTCTAAAAATGCATCCACAAATAAAGGGGTGAAAAGAGGATTATCTATAATGGATTTTATTTTGAGAATAATTGCAGGTGTTGCAACACTTGCTAGTGCTGTGGCTATGGGAACAACTGATGAAAGGCTTCCATTTGCTACATCTTTTGTACAATTCAGGGCTGAATATGATGATCTCCCCTCATTTGT GTTTTTTGTGCTGGCCAACTCTATTGTTTGTGGGTATCTTGCGCTTTCATTAATCCTATCAATACTCCATATAGTAAGGAGCACTGCAGTAAAAAGTAGGATTCTCCTCATTGTTCTTGACATG GTAATGATGGGTCTACTAGCAGCAGCAGCCTCAGCAGCAGCATCAATTGTGTACATAGCACATTATGGAAACACACAAGCCAATTGGTTTCCTATTTGCCAACAATACAATAGTTTCTGTGAACGTATTTCTGGTTCTCTTATTGGCTCTTATATTGCCGTTGCTCtctttataataataatcctCCTATCTCAATCAGCTATCTCTCGAAACTGA
- the LOC11413262 gene encoding photosynthetic NDH subunit of lumenal location 2, chloroplastic, whose protein sequence is MSSFTHATTLLHAHIKTKHKNTSNNINNNVNNSLSSKQNVTNRRNLVSTFLATSMVGVVHVTTTPLALAQNWGTRSFMKEHFFMPGLSPEDAVLRIKQTAEGLHNLREMLETLSWRYVMFYIRLKQNYLEQDLRNAITTLPENRRKEYVKTANELVDNLTEMDRYVRTPKVYESYLYYEKTLKSIDELVAQLA, encoded by the exons ATGTCCAGCTTCACTCATGCCACTACACTACTCCATGCTCACATcaaaaccaaacacaaaaacacttcaaacaacatcaacaacaacgttAACAACTCTTTATCTTCTAAAcaaaatgtaacaaatagaaGAAATTTAGTTTCAACATTTCTAGCAACATCAATGGTTGGAGTAGTACATGTTACAACAACACCACTAGCACTAGCACAGAATTGGGGCACACGTTCTTTTATGaaagaacatttttttatgCCAGGATTGTCCCCTGAAGATGCAGTTTTAAGGATAAAACAAACAGCTGAAGGGTTACATAATCTTAGGGAAATGTTGGAAACTTTGTCTTGGAGGTATGTTATGTTTTATATAAGATTGAAACAGAATTATCTTGAACAGGATTTGAGAAATGCTATCACTACTTTGCCTGAAAATCGTCGCAAGGAGTATGTTAAAACTGCTAATGAGTTGGTTGATAATTTGACTGAG ATGGATCGTTATGTTCGGACACCAAAGGTATATGAATCATACCTATACTACGAGAAGACATTGAAATCAATAGATGAACTTGTGGCTCAGTTAGCTTAG